A portion of the Calothrix sp. 336/3 genome contains these proteins:
- a CDS encoding serine protease, whose amino-acid sequence MRKYVIVGNLSLVAASLLGLQVAAFAQNRGTTDVTIINNQPIQRLSEKNITESQPYINPLKGASTNNLAPATAIDKPLNATPGAITEKSPGLIGIQAYGSFGVPFTSKRVSHQPTFNVSSNSNAYLSATFPYSATGRLTFNVGQSTAHCSASLIRKSVIVTAAHCVQNFGSGANIFSNFSYTPAFYNGSAPYGSWSWEALVRPNTWANGTDTGSGATRNNDLAVLIIAKNSQGQFIGDITGYLGYGWNNYSFVSSKYTGNLTVAALTTLGYPGLLDSGRIMQRSDGPSYLTTLSGAKQIYQGSNFTKGSSGGPWIANFGYENPVFSSGANAGNQSLSGVVVGVTSWGESDPNGSKNNYSSQFAQNKEYPNASYGNYGAGNIGSLLNQLCSTKRSGSNMTYAQLGYCS is encoded by the coding sequence ATGCGTAAGTATGTCATTGTAGGTAATTTATCATTGGTCGCTGCTTCATTATTAGGTTTACAAGTAGCAGCTTTCGCACAAAATAGAGGCACTACTGATGTAACGATTATCAACAATCAGCCGATTCAGAGACTAAGCGAGAAAAATATTACTGAATCTCAGCCATACATCAACCCTTTAAAGGGAGCAAGTACAAATAATCTCGCACCAGCTACAGCTATTGATAAACCATTAAATGCTACACCAGGAGCAATCACAGAAAAATCACCAGGATTAATAGGTATTCAAGCTTACGGTTCCTTTGGAGTACCCTTTACATCCAAAAGGGTGTCACATCAACCTACTTTCAATGTCAGTTCTAATTCTAATGCTTATCTCAGCGCGACTTTCCCCTACAGTGCTACGGGAAGACTGACATTTAATGTTGGTCAATCAACAGCCCATTGTAGTGCCAGCTTGATTCGTAAAAGTGTAATTGTGACAGCCGCCCATTGTGTCCAAAACTTTGGAAGTGGAGCAAATATATTTTCTAACTTTTCCTATACACCAGCTTTTTACAATGGTTCTGCTCCTTACGGTAGTTGGAGTTGGGAAGCACTAGTCAGACCTAATACTTGGGCAAATGGAACGGATACGGGAAGTGGTGCAACTAGAAATAATGACTTAGCTGTTCTGATTATCGCTAAAAATTCCCAGGGACAATTCATCGGAGACATTACTGGATATTTAGGTTACGGTTGGAATAACTATTCATTTGTTAGCTCTAAATACACAGGTAATCTAACTGTTGCAGCACTTACCACCCTGGGGTATCCAGGATTGCTAGATTCTGGTCGGATTATGCAAAGGAGCGATGGTCCCAGTTATTTGACAACTCTGAGTGGCGCAAAACAAATTTACCAGGGAAGTAATTTTACTAAGGGTTCGAGTGGGGGACCTTGGATCGCTAATTTCGGTTATGAGAATCCTGTTTTTTCGAGTGGAGCAAATGCTGGGAATCAGTCTTTAAGTGGTGTTGTTGTTGGTGTCACTTCCTGGGGAGAATCGGATCCAAATGGTTCCAAGAACAACTATTCATCCCAGTTTGCACAGAATAAAGAGTATCCCAATGCAAGTTATGGTAACTATGGAGCCGGTAATATTGGATCCTTACTCAATCAATTGTGTTCTACCAAGCGCTCAGGCAGTAATATGACCTACGCTCAACTAGGATATTGTAGTTAA
- a CDS encoding Uma2 family endonuclease — translation MTYTTKLLSFEEFVIQYGDNPRYELIDGELRDMEPTGPHEAVSGAIAGKIYVEIFKTNLNWLIPKNCLIKPPAAEATALRPDVIILDKAELSQEPLWQKEPIICNGNTIKLVAEIVSTNLQDDYARKVEEYAFLGIPEYWIIDFRGLGGLQFIGNPKQPTFIVCQLIDGVYQQQQYRLGDNIYSYLLPNLQLKLNDVMQF, via the coding sequence ATGACCTACACCACAAAACTACTCTCCTTCGAGGAATTTGTCATCCAATACGGTGATAATCCTCGCTACGAACTAATTGACGGAGAATTACGTGATATGGAACCAACTGGTCCCCACGAAGCTGTTTCAGGTGCGATCGCAGGAAAAATATACGTTGAAATATTTAAAACAAATCTCAACTGGCTAATTCCCAAAAACTGCTTAATAAAACCTCCTGCTGCTGAAGCTACAGCACTACGTCCTGATGTAATTATTTTAGATAAAGCAGAGTTAAGCCAAGAACCTCTCTGGCAAAAAGAACCGATTATTTGTAATGGTAATACCATTAAACTTGTTGCTGAAATTGTCAGTACAAACTTGCAGGATGACTATGCGAGAAAAGTTGAAGAGTATGCTTTTCTGGGAATTCCAGAATATTGGATTATCGACTTTCGCGGATTGGGTGGCTTACAATTTATTGGCAATCCCAAACAACCAACTTTTATCGTTTGTCAGTTGATTGATGGTGTGTACCAACAGCAACAATATCGTTTGGGAGATAATATATATTCTTATCTTTTACCAAACTTACAACTCAAACTTAATGATGTTATGCAGTTTTAA
- a CDS encoding META domain-containing protein translates to MLKKILVVGILGVTFTCCTTVGASAELSLNQSGYMLSKRPQKSKVVLKNSAWELQRWEYQGSRVILVPKTQLSVKFQDTQVEGSSGCNSFNGSYRLVNNKLSIGTLSSTRMACETDVMNQEFRFLSALKSVRRLRVEGSSRLLLFYRLDGVEGVLDFVSQQ, encoded by the coding sequence ATGCTGAAAAAAATTCTAGTTGTAGGAATTTTAGGAGTTACCTTTACTTGTTGTACCACTGTAGGGGCTAGTGCAGAGTTGAGTTTAAACCAGTCTGGATATATGTTATCAAAGCGTCCTCAGAAGTCTAAGGTTGTTTTGAAGAATTCTGCTTGGGAATTGCAACGTTGGGAATATCAAGGTTCTAGGGTTATTCTCGTACCAAAAACACAATTGTCTGTAAAATTTCAGGACACTCAAGTGGAAGGTTCGTCTGGTTGTAATAGTTTCAATGGTTCCTATCGTTTAGTAAATAATAAACTTTCCATTGGAACATTGAGTTCAACAAGGATGGCTTGTGAAACGGATGTAATGAATCAAGAGTTCCGATTTTTATCTGCTCTCAAATCAGTGCGTCGTTTGCGTGTTGAAGGTTCCAGCCGTTTGCTCTTGTTTTATCGGTTAGATGGGGTTGAGGGAGTTTTGGACTTTGTGTCTCAGCAGTAA
- a CDS encoding carbonic anhydrase: protein MPIKRIIDGLNDFHDNYFSSHRELFTQLSQGQTPEVLFITCSDSRIDPCLITQSLPGELFVVRNIGNIIPAYAKTGNAEGAAVEYAVQGLGIKDIVICGHSHCGAIKGLLQIGNLAQQMPLVYDWLRHHGEPTRRLVLDNYGDYPQEELLKIAIEQNVLTQIENLETYPVIRSKMHSREITLHAWIYEIESGAVYAYDASNGKFKLLENRPFPVPNPLIGSHP from the coding sequence GTGCCCATAAAACGTATAATCGATGGACTCAATGACTTTCATGATAATTACTTTAGCAGTCACCGTGAGTTATTCACCCAACTATCCCAAGGGCAAACACCAGAAGTATTATTTATCACCTGTTCCGATTCACGTATTGACCCCTGTCTAATTACCCAGAGTCTACCGGGAGAATTGTTTGTTGTCCGCAATATTGGTAATATTATTCCGGCTTATGCCAAGACTGGGAATGCAGAAGGTGCAGCCGTAGAGTATGCAGTCCAAGGTTTAGGGATTAAAGATATAGTTATTTGTGGTCACTCTCACTGTGGAGCTATCAAAGGATTATTGCAAATAGGTAATCTTGCTCAACAAATGCCTTTAGTTTATGACTGGTTACGACATCACGGTGAGCCAACCCGTCGTTTAGTATTAGATAATTATGGTGATTATCCCCAGGAAGAATTATTAAAAATTGCCATTGAGCAAAATGTGTTAACCCAAATAGAAAACCTGGAAACCTACCCCGTGATTCGTTCTAAGATGCATTCGAGAGAAATTACCCTCCATGCTTGGATTTATGAAATCGAAAGTGGAGCAGTTTATGCCTATGATGCTAGCAATGGTAAATTTAAACTCTTAGAAAATCGTCCCTTCCCTGTACCCAATCCACTCATTGGCAGTCATCCATAA